From a region of the Geotoga petraea genome:
- the purL gene encoding phosphoribosylformylglycinamidine synthase subunit PurL has protein sequence MNKTIGTTELAIALGLSEEEFNLIKDKLGREPNEFETYLFSAQWSEHCGYKHSKSLLKKLPVNIEDENAGYIKIDENAIVFKVESHNHPSAVEPYQGAATGIGGIVRDVLAMGARPIALLDSLRFGDLKDPISKNIFEGVVHGISGYGNSIGVPTVAGETYFNKTYSTNPLVNVMCVGIAKESELTYSKAKEHNKYFVYFGAKTGRDGIHGASFASKELSGKDDRPSVQVGDPFSEKNLIEATLEVLKIPGVLASQDMGAAGLLSSSSEMAYKGNLGFELYLDQVPIREENMKPWEMMLSESQERMLFLIEPGTEKQIKKIADKYFLEMSVIGKTTYERNMKAYFNREELCNLSLEHLVNAPNLVIKAETPNYFYVHRARKNPNITKHPKMIFSELLKHPNIASKEWVYKQYDYKVGNSTVITPGNADASVIWIKGSDKGIAMTIDGNGPMTFLNPYEGSRNIVFEAARNLVSVGATPKGVTDNMNFGNPEQLEVVWQFEQSIKGISSACRELETPVTGGNVSFYNESGDSAIYPTPVIGMVGEVKNINNIMTMDFKFPSDLVYLVGKTTINRDYLGGSLYQEIAGDFIGGEVDKVRTLFELGLHKSILKIIEENIANAVHDVSKGGIAIALAEMAIKGQKGFKGLVGENNEEFFGENQSRFIVTVPSENKEVFLQTMSKMKMEYKKIGRVLPEEYGFDCGFGKVDMEEMKKYYYDSIPNAMED, from the coding sequence ATGAATAAGACAATAGGCACAACAGAACTGGCTATTGCATTAGGATTATCCGAAGAAGAATTCAATTTGATCAAAGATAAATTAGGCAGAGAACCAAATGAGTTCGAAACATATCTTTTTTCAGCACAATGGTCTGAACACTGTGGTTATAAACATTCAAAGAGTTTACTAAAAAAATTACCAGTTAATATAGAAGATGAAAACGCTGGATATATAAAAATCGATGAAAACGCAATCGTTTTTAAAGTCGAAAGCCATAATCACCCAAGTGCAGTAGAACCTTATCAAGGGGCTGCAACGGGGATTGGTGGTATAGTTAGAGATGTTCTGGCTATGGGGGCAAGGCCTATAGCTCTTTTAGATTCTTTGAGATTTGGTGATCTCAAAGACCCAATATCTAAAAATATTTTCGAAGGTGTTGTCCACGGGATTAGTGGATATGGAAACTCTATAGGTGTTCCAACGGTAGCTGGAGAAACTTACTTCAACAAAACATATTCCACAAATCCTCTGGTTAACGTAATGTGTGTAGGAATAGCTAAAGAATCAGAATTAACTTACTCAAAAGCAAAAGAACACAACAAATACTTTGTTTATTTTGGTGCTAAAACTGGAAGAGACGGAATCCACGGTGCTTCTTTTGCATCAAAAGAATTATCCGGGAAAGATGACAGGCCATCTGTACAGGTTGGGGATCCATTTTCTGAAAAAAATCTAATTGAAGCAACATTAGAAGTTTTAAAAATACCAGGTGTTTTGGCAAGCCAAGATATGGGGGCAGCAGGATTATTAAGTTCTTCATCAGAAATGGCTTACAAAGGTAACCTTGGTTTTGAATTATATTTAGACCAGGTCCCAATTAGAGAAGAAAATATGAAACCCTGGGAAATGATGCTTTCTGAATCACAAGAAAGGATGCTTTTTCTTATAGAACCTGGAACTGAAAAACAGATTAAAAAAATTGCAGATAAATATTTTTTAGAAATGTCCGTAATCGGAAAAACTACTTATGAAAGAAACATGAAAGCATATTTTAATCGAGAAGAACTCTGTAATTTGTCTCTTGAACATTTGGTAAACGCTCCAAATTTAGTCATAAAAGCAGAAACCCCTAACTATTTCTATGTTCACAGAGCAAGAAAAAATCCAAATATAACCAAACACCCTAAAATGATATTCTCAGAACTTTTAAAACATCCAAACATAGCTTCAAAAGAATGGGTTTACAAACAATATGATTACAAAGTTGGAAATAGCACCGTTATAACTCCAGGGAATGCAGACGCTTCTGTAATATGGATTAAAGGTAGCGATAAAGGAATAGCCATGACCATAGATGGAAATGGCCCTATGACGTTCTTAAACCCCTACGAAGGTAGTAGAAATATTGTTTTTGAAGCCGCAAGAAACCTTGTATCTGTTGGAGCTACCCCGAAAGGGGTCACAGATAACATGAATTTTGGAAATCCAGAACAATTAGAAGTGGTTTGGCAATTTGAACAGTCTATAAAAGGTATATCTTCTGCTTGTAGAGAACTGGAAACTCCAGTAACTGGAGGGAATGTTAGTTTTTACAATGAATCAGGAGATTCTGCGATTTACCCCACACCTGTCATTGGTATGGTTGGGGAAGTAAAAAATATAAACAATATAATGACTATGGATTTCAAATTTCCATCAGATTTAGTTTACCTCGTTGGAAAAACAACTATAAACAGAGATTACTTAGGTGGAAGTTTGTACCAAGAAATAGCTGGAGATTTTATCGGTGGAGAAGTAGACAAAGTTAGAACTCTTTTCGAACTCGGGCTTCATAAATCAATATTGAAAATAATAGAAGAAAACATTGCTAATGCCGTACATGATGTTTCAAAAGGTGGAATAGCAATTGCCCTTGCTGAAATGGCTATAAAAGGTCAAAAAGGGTTTAAAGGTTTAGTTGGTGAAAACAACGAAGAATTCTTTGGCGAGAATCAATCGAGATTTATAGTCACAGTTCCAAGTGAAAATAAAGAAGTATTTTTGCAAACTATGTCAAAAATGAAAATGGAATACAAAAAAATTGGTAGAGTTCTTCCAGAAGAATATGGTTTTGATTGTGGTTTTGGAAAAGTGGATATGGAAGAGATGAAAAAATATTATTATGATTCTATTCCAAATGCTATGGAGGATTAA
- the purF gene encoding amidophosphoribosyltransferase: MLMEECGVFGTYLKEGNIAPSYVVEGLMALQHRGQEAAGVSYTKGEKIESFKELGTVGAIFNKKTLSNMKGKISIGHVRYSTKGTPDITGAQPFTANYANSSFSIAHNGQIENSEKLKNELEKKGIIFLTDSDTEIVLHLLVSKLRKSPDKWTLEEISKIIFENIGPSYSLIIMFKNRMIAIRDKKGYRPLSFYEDEHGYYFSSEDCGLRFLSPNMKKIRDVKPGEAIEITEKGVKNVQYETQKYSHCFFEHVYFSRPDSNVFGRNAHQMRERMGEQCAIENPVDADIVVPVMESGLSAAMGYSKMSGIPVEMGLIRNRYIGRTFIHPEQTERKIGVKRKLTPIYEVIKNKRIILVDDSIVRGTTMTEIVDLLRQYRAREVHVRISSPAVVSTCSWGVNIPDKKELIASQKNVKQIEKHINADSLGYLSLKGVRKILNFDHENYCLHCFIKNNLEE, from the coding sequence ATGTTGATGGAGGAATGTGGAGTTTTTGGAACTTATTTAAAAGAAGGTAATATAGCTCCTTCATACGTTGTTGAAGGGCTTATGGCTTTGCAACACAGAGGTCAAGAAGCAGCAGGAGTTTCTTATACAAAAGGCGAAAAAATAGAGAGCTTTAAAGAACTTGGAACAGTTGGAGCTATTTTCAATAAAAAAACCCTTTCAAATATGAAAGGGAAAATATCTATAGGGCATGTAAGGTATTCTACAAAAGGTACTCCCGATATCACTGGTGCACAACCATTTACAGCAAATTACGCTAATTCATCTTTCTCAATAGCCCATAACGGTCAGATAGAAAATTCAGAAAAACTGAAAAACGAACTGGAGAAAAAAGGGATCATTTTTTTGACGGACTCCGATACAGAAATTGTTTTGCACTTGTTGGTTTCTAAATTAAGAAAATCTCCAGATAAGTGGACGTTAGAAGAAATTTCAAAAATAATATTCGAAAATATTGGCCCATCATACTCACTAATCATAATGTTTAAAAACAGAATGATAGCAATAAGAGATAAAAAAGGATACAGACCTCTTTCTTTTTATGAAGACGAACACGGATATTATTTTTCTTCAGAAGATTGTGGTTTAAGATTTTTATCTCCAAACATGAAAAAGATAAGAGACGTAAAACCTGGAGAAGCAATCGAAATTACTGAAAAAGGTGTTAAAAATGTACAGTATGAAACGCAAAAATACAGTCATTGTTTTTTCGAACATGTGTATTTTTCAAGACCTGATTCAAATGTTTTCGGAAGAAATGCTCACCAAATGAGAGAAAGAATGGGAGAACAATGTGCGATAGAAAATCCTGTTGATGCAGACATTGTAGTTCCTGTTATGGAATCTGGACTTTCTGCAGCTATGGGATATTCAAAAATGTCTGGAATCCCTGTTGAAATGGGGTTGATCAGGAACAGATATATTGGGAGAACTTTCATACACCCAGAACAAACAGAAAGAAAAATAGGCGTAAAAAGAAAGCTAACCCCAATATACGAAGTGATAAAAAACAAAAGGATAATTTTGGTGGATGACTCAATAGTTAGGGGAACTACAATGACAGAAATAGTAGATTTGCTAAGGCAGTATAGAGCCAGAGAAGTTCATGTTAGAATATCTTCTCCTGCAGTAGTCTCAACATGTAGTTGGGGAGTAAATATTCCAGATAAAAAAGAATTAATAGCCAGTCAAAAGAATGTCAAACAAATTGAAAAACACATAAACGCTGATTCTTTGGGATATCTATCTTTAAAAGGCGTAAGAAAAATACTGAACTTTGATCATGAAAATTATTGTTTACATTGTTTTATAAAAAATAATTTGGAGGAATAA
- the purM gene encoding phosphoribosylformylglycinamidine cyclo-ligase: MNYSESGVNIKEADEMVNEIKSYIGQNIGLYGGLFPIYKYLKDYEKPVLVSSTDGVGTKMILLEKENRMDIAAQDLIAMNVNDLVCMGAKPLFFMDYYATGKLKKEQANIFIKSLSKILEDIDCELLGGETAELPGLFNKSSVDVGGFVVGIVEENKILKFQNVEENDIAIGISSSGIHSNGYSLVRKLLDEGLIEYNPKIIEPTKLYVKQTLKITDYIHGAAHITGGGIEGNLSRIIPKGLGTEIDFNWEMPKIFEDIANSGVKIKEMFNTFNMGIGMVYILPEKNFKKVEEILNEFDEKVMFKSKITKSDKKVMIKY; the protein is encoded by the coding sequence ATGAATTATTCTGAAAGTGGCGTAAATATAAAAGAAGCAGATGAAATGGTTAATGAAATCAAATCATATATAGGACAAAATATAGGATTATACGGGGGACTATTCCCAATATACAAATATTTAAAAGATTATGAAAAACCTGTTCTTGTTTCTTCGACCGATGGCGTTGGGACTAAAATGATTCTTTTAGAAAAAGAAAATCGAATGGATATCGCAGCACAAGATCTAATAGCTATGAATGTCAACGATTTAGTTTGCATGGGAGCAAAACCTTTGTTTTTTATGGACTACTACGCTACTGGAAAACTAAAAAAAGAGCAGGCGAATATTTTTATAAAATCTTTATCAAAAATCTTAGAAGATATTGATTGCGAGTTACTCGGAGGGGAAACCGCCGAACTACCTGGATTATTCAACAAATCTTCTGTAGATGTTGGTGGATTTGTGGTTGGAATAGTTGAAGAAAATAAAATTTTAAAATTCCAAAATGTAGAAGAAAACGACATTGCCATAGGAATATCTTCTTCCGGAATTCACAGCAATGGTTATTCGTTGGTTAGAAAATTATTGGATGAAGGATTAATAGAGTACAATCCAAAAATAATAGAACCAACAAAATTATACGTAAAACAAACTCTGAAAATAACAGATTATATCCACGGAGCTGCTCATATAACTGGTGGCGGAATAGAAGGGAACTTGTCGAGAATTATTCCTAAAGGATTAGGAACAGAAATAGATTTCAACTGGGAAATGCCAAAAATTTTTGAAGATATTGCAAACTCTGGAGTAAAAATAAAAGAAATGTTCAATACTTTTAACATGGGGATAGGTATGGTCTATATTTTACCAGAGAAAAATTTTAAAAAAGTAGAAGAAATTTTAAACGAATTTGATGAAAAAGTTATGTTTAAATCTAAAATTACAAAATCAGATAAAAAAGTGATGATCAAATATTGA
- the purN gene encoding phosphoribosylglycinamide formyltransferase — translation MKKIVIMASGNGSNFENIVKKLGNQVDIELFSENKNAYVIKRAEKLKVKTHIIDFKSYYRDEYDEKLYNLLKKQTPELIVLAGYMKLLSPKIVDKFKIINIHPSLLPAFPGVNSIKKAYNYGVKITGVTVHWVDNGIDTGKIIEQKSLKIDKGISLEKLEEKIHEIEHEIYPCVLKKLLGL, via the coding sequence TTGAAAAAAATAGTAATTATGGCTTCTGGCAACGGAAGCAATTTTGAAAATATAGTAAAAAAATTGGGAAATCAAGTTGATATAGAACTTTTTAGTGAAAATAAAAATGCTTATGTAATTAAAAGAGCAGAAAAATTAAAGGTGAAAACCCATATTATAGATTTCAAATCTTATTATAGGGATGAATATGATGAAAAATTGTATAACCTTCTAAAAAAACAAACCCCTGAATTGATTGTTTTAGCTGGTTATATGAAATTACTATCTCCCAAAATAGTAGATAAATTTAAAATCATTAATATTCATCCCTCTCTTTTACCCGCTTTTCCAGGTGTCAATTCAATTAAAAAAGCATATAATTATGGAGTAAAAATAACTGGTGTGACAGTTCATTGGGTTGATAATGGAATTGACACTGGGAAAATAATAGAACAAAAATCTTTAAAAATCGATAAAGGTATTTCATTAGAAAAACTCGAGGAAAAAATCCATGAAATAGAACATGAAATTTACCCCTGTGTATTAAAAAAGCTGCTTGGCCTGTAA
- a CDS encoding prolyl oligopeptidase family serine peptidase, with the protein MKYPKAKKVDQVDDYFGYEVEDPYRWMENEDSEDLKKWIEEENKLTFDYLKKIPFRNKIKKRLKELNSATTYGDSFLAGDYLFFYKNEAGENQPKIYFQKGLEGNEELFFDPNELSDDGTVSVTISSFSKDNKYITFNISESGSDWQKIKVMDIENKKMLDDELKKIKMTNVSWFKNGFFYSGFDHSAETLSEKNKNLKVYYHILGTKQEEDMMIYEDEINPERFVFGNVTHNEKYMFIETTEGTSGKEVFIKDLKENSEVKLLFKGFDFEYDYIGDIGDRVLFMTNEEAPMNKIIQVDPKTMEKSDLIQETIKFDEARVIKNHIVVKYIEDVKSKVVIFDYNGEKVEEVILPDKGLAYHLQGDEESEELTFHFTSFTYPVSIFSFDTKNKKLKKLKQSESQINPEDFSTEQIFYKSKDGTEIPMFIIKKKGLKLNGDNPTLLYAYGGFNISLPPFFDPFKIWLLENNGIFAMANIRGGGEYGEKWHRGGMMDNKQNVFDDFISAAEYLIDKGYTSKEKLAIEGRSNGGLLIGAVMNQRPDLFKVAFPSVGVMDMLRFQHFTIGWAWKVEYGSSDNNKEEFENLYRYSPLHNISEEKDYPSTMVITADHDDRVVPAHSFKYTATLQEKYKGSNPILIRINTKSGHGAGRSLEKTIEEKTDLYSFMFFEMGEEI; encoded by the coding sequence GTGAAATACCCAAAGGCAAAAAAGGTTGACCAAGTAGATGATTATTTTGGTTATGAAGTTGAAGATCCTTATAGGTGGATGGAAAATGAGGATTCCGAAGACTTAAAAAAATGGATTGAAGAAGAGAATAAATTGACTTTTGATTACCTGAAAAAAATTCCATTTAGAAATAAAATAAAAAAAAGACTAAAAGAGCTAAATTCAGCGACTACTTACGGAGATAGTTTTTTAGCTGGAGATTACCTATTTTTCTATAAAAACGAAGCTGGAGAAAATCAACCAAAAATATATTTTCAAAAAGGCTTAGAAGGTAATGAAGAATTGTTTTTTGATCCAAATGAATTATCAGATGATGGAACAGTTTCTGTAACTATAAGTAGTTTTTCAAAGGATAATAAATACATTACTTTTAATATCTCAGAATCAGGTTCAGATTGGCAAAAGATTAAAGTTATGGATATTGAAAACAAAAAAATGTTGGATGATGAATTGAAAAAAATAAAGATGACGAATGTTTCTTGGTTTAAGAATGGATTTTTTTATTCTGGATTTGATCACAGCGCAGAAACTTTGTCTGAAAAAAATAAAAATTTGAAAGTTTATTACCATATTCTTGGTACGAAACAAGAAGAAGATATGATGATTTATGAAGATGAAATAAATCCAGAAAGATTTGTTTTTGGCAATGTAACTCATAACGAAAAATACATGTTCATCGAAACAACAGAAGGTACTTCTGGAAAAGAAGTTTTCATAAAAGATTTAAAAGAAAATTCTGAAGTTAAATTACTTTTCAAAGGTTTTGATTTTGAATACGATTATATTGGAGATATAGGGGATAGAGTCTTGTTCATGACAAATGAAGAAGCCCCCATGAACAAAATAATTCAAGTCGACCCAAAAACCATGGAAAAAAGTGATTTGATTCAAGAAACCATAAAATTTGATGAAGCCAGAGTTATTAAAAATCATATAGTCGTTAAATATATTGAAGATGTTAAATCAAAAGTTGTTATTTTTGACTACAACGGTGAAAAAGTTGAAGAAGTAATTCTTCCTGACAAAGGGCTGGCCTATCACCTTCAAGGAGATGAAGAATCCGAAGAACTCACTTTTCATTTCACCTCTTTCACTTATCCAGTTTCAATATTCAGTTTTGACACCAAAAACAAAAAACTGAAAAAATTAAAACAATCTGAATCACAAATAAATCCAGAAGACTTTTCAACAGAACAAATTTTCTATAAAAGTAAAGATGGAACAGAAATCCCAATGTTCATAATAAAGAAAAAAGGATTAAAATTAAACGGCGATAACCCAACTCTTTTATACGCTTATGGTGGGTTCAATATATCTTTGCCTCCTTTTTTTGATCCATTCAAAATATGGCTATTAGAAAACAACGGAATATTTGCAATGGCTAATATCCGTGGTGGTGGAGAGTATGGAGAAAAATGGCATAGAGGCGGAATGATGGACAACAAGCAAAATGTTTTCGATGACTTTATCTCAGCCGCAGAATATCTAATAGATAAAGGCTATACTTCAAAAGAAAAGCTTGCAATAGAGGGGAGGTCAAATGGAGGATTGTTGATTGGTGCTGTCATGAATCAAAGACCTGATCTTTTCAAAGTAGCTTTTCCAAGTGTCGGTGTTATGGATATGCTTAGATTCCAACATTTCACAATAGGTTGGGCCTGGAAAGTAGAGTATGGTAGCAGTGATAACAACAAAGAAGAATTTGAAAACTTGTATAGATACTCGCCTCTACACAACATAAGTGAAGAAAAAGATTACCCATCTACCATGGTTATAACAGCAGATCATGATGATAGAGTGGTTCCAGCACATTCTTTTAAATACACAGCTACTTTGCAAGAAAAATATAAAGGAAGTAATCCAATACTTATTAGAATAAACACAAAATCTGGACACGGTGCAGGAAGATCACTCGAAAAAACTATTGAAGAAAAAACAGATTTGTATTCTTTTATGTTTTTTGAAATGGGAGAAGAAATATGA
- the cls gene encoding cardiolipin synthase, with amino-acid sequence MIFFLFTDWSAIWYLLYIVFSTSILIMERKRPEKTMIWIVIFIVFPLVGLTLYLLFGRNWKREKNRLNIQTDDLTKELFNIYNTNLELDKYKPLTSLFSNNSYSPLYGKNEIKIYYKGKQLFENILKDIDKAKNHIHLEYYIFRDDVIGEKIINKLIEKSKQGIDVKIIADKMGSVELKRKTIKKMRKNGIDFVFYSYVFAPILRVINTMINYRNHRKIIVIDGEIGYTGGFNIGDEYIESKEFGEWQDTHLRITGDFVYGLQATFLDDFNRIKEIMKDKFFELQNLQRYFPEHLENLQDLKMQLIKSGPDSDNPAIMEGIMKMISIAKKNVYITTPYFIPTDQILSALKIAIFSGVDVSILMPKKIDHKVVRWASMTYLEEIIDVGGKVYLYDENVFLHSKSITIDGEICSVGSANMDVRSYLLNYELNAVIYDEKITQNIENDFIKKVEKSEILTKYYFERRSLFTKYKESLARIFSNIM; translated from the coding sequence ATGATATTTTTTCTTTTTACTGATTGGAGTGCAATTTGGTATCTACTATATATAGTTTTTTCGACATCTATTCTCATAATGGAAAGAAAAAGGCCTGAAAAAACTATGATTTGGATAGTTATTTTTATAGTTTTTCCACTTGTGGGTTTAACGTTGTACCTTCTTTTTGGGAGAAACTGGAAAAGAGAGAAGAATAGGTTGAACATTCAAACTGACGACTTAACAAAAGAATTATTCAACATATACAACACAAACTTGGAACTTGATAAATATAAACCTCTAACAAGTCTTTTTTCAAACAACAGTTATTCTCCTTTATACGGAAAAAATGAAATTAAAATCTACTATAAAGGTAAACAACTATTTGAAAATATTTTGAAAGATATAGATAAAGCAAAAAATCATATTCATCTTGAATACTATATTTTTAGAGACGATGTCATAGGCGAAAAAATAATAAACAAACTAATAGAAAAATCAAAACAGGGAATAGACGTTAAAATAATCGCTGATAAAATGGGTTCGGTTGAATTGAAAAGAAAAACGATCAAAAAAATGAGAAAAAATGGAATAGATTTCGTTTTTTACAGCTACGTATTTGCACCAATTTTAAGAGTGATAAACACGATGATTAACTACAGAAATCACAGAAAAATAATAGTTATAGATGGAGAGATTGGCTATACTGGTGGTTTCAATATAGGTGATGAGTATATTGAATCAAAAGAATTTGGGGAATGGCAAGACACTCACCTTCGCATTACAGGTGACTTTGTTTACGGACTTCAAGCGACTTTTTTGGATGATTTTAACAGAATTAAAGAAATCATGAAAGATAAATTTTTTGAATTACAGAATCTACAAAGATATTTTCCCGAACATTTGGAAAACTTGCAAGATTTAAAAATGCAGCTTATAAAAAGCGGTCCAGATTCAGATAACCCGGCAATAATGGAAGGTATTATGAAAATGATCAGCATAGCCAAAAAAAATGTATACATCACAACGCCCTATTTTATTCCGACTGATCAAATTTTATCTGCCTTGAAAATAGCGATTTTTTCAGGTGTCGATGTTTCGATTCTAATGCCAAAAAAAATAGACCATAAAGTAGTCAGATGGGCTTCTATGACATATTTAGAAGAAATAATAGATGTGGGTGGAAAAGTTTACTTATACGATGAAAATGTTTTTCTACATTCAAAATCTATAACAATTGATGGTGAAATATGTTCAGTAGGCTCCGCAAACATGGATGTAAGAAGTTATCTATTGAATTACGAATTAAACGCCGTAATATACGACGAAAAGATCACCCAAAATATTGAAAATGACTTTATCAAAAAAGTTGAGAAAAGCGAAATCCTAACAAAGTATTATTTTGAAAGAAGAAGTCTCTTCACAAAATACAAAGAATCCTTGGCAAGAATTTTCTCTAACATAATGTGA
- a CDS encoding NAD(P)/FAD-dependent oxidoreductase produces the protein MYDVLIIGAGIIGASIARELSKYNLKIALLEKTKDVSNGASKANSGIVHGKYAAKHGTLKAKMCSEGREYFPKLEKELNFGYRKTGALVLGFEKEDLEPIKELRNNGIKNGSDPDSLKILKGEEIQKIEPKINPETKYALYDPEVGVCSPYELTIALAENAIKNGVELFLENDVQNIKKDGDFFIVETDKDSFQSKIVVNCAGVNSDKIAKMVNADNFKIQPRKGQYIIFEKNSGKKVKNVVFQLPTKKGKGVLVTSTYHGNLMIGPDSQEIFSREDKGTDIESLKYIVDTAKKSVPDILDNKMIRSFSGLRATPDTGDFIIEESNVENFINVGGIESPGLTSSPAIAKKVKDLIKNKIKLTKNKNFDPQRKPIIIKKNLSNDEVKKRLFIDSSPEKIICRCEQVTEGEIVDALNRNIFISTLDGVKRRTRAGMGYCQGNFCGPRVKELIARENNIPKDKITKSDGSAGDFERFKKFHELK, from the coding sequence ATGTATGATGTTTTAATAATAGGAGCAGGTATAATTGGCGCTTCAATAGCAAGAGAATTGAGCAAGTACAATTTAAAAATAGCATTATTGGAAAAAACAAAAGATGTGAGCAACGGTGCTTCAAAAGCAAATAGTGGGATTGTTCACGGTAAATATGCTGCAAAACATGGAACACTAAAAGCAAAAATGTGTTCTGAAGGTAGAGAATACTTTCCTAAACTGGAAAAAGAACTGAACTTTGGGTATAGAAAAACTGGTGCTTTGGTCCTTGGATTTGAAAAAGAAGATTTAGAGCCCATAAAAGAGTTAAGAAATAATGGAATAAAAAATGGTTCTGACCCTGATTCTTTGAAAATATTAAAAGGTGAAGAAATTCAAAAAATAGAACCAAAAATAAATCCAGAAACAAAATACGCACTATATGATCCCGAAGTGGGGGTATGCTCTCCTTATGAATTGACGATAGCCCTCGCTGAAAATGCAATAAAAAATGGAGTCGAATTATTTTTAGAAAACGATGTTCAAAATATAAAAAAAGACGGAGATTTTTTTATCGTCGAAACCGACAAAGATTCTTTTCAATCAAAAATAGTTGTTAACTGTGCTGGGGTGAATTCAGATAAAATTGCTAAAATGGTTAATGCAGACAACTTCAAAATACAGCCAAGAAAAGGGCAATATATAATATTTGAAAAAAATTCTGGTAAAAAGGTTAAAAACGTGGTTTTTCAGTTGCCAACAAAAAAAGGAAAAGGCGTTTTGGTAACTTCAACATACCACGGAAACTTGATGATTGGCCCAGATTCACAAGAAATCTTCAGTAGAGAAGACAAAGGAACAGACATTGAATCGTTGAAATACATTGTGGATACCGCTAAAAAATCTGTCCCAGATATTTTAGATAACAAGATGATTAGGTCTTTTTCTGGATTAAGGGCAACTCCTGATACCGGTGATTTTATAATAGAAGAAAGCAACGTGGAGAATTTTATAAATGTTGGGGGAATTGAATCTCCAGGCCTGACTTCTTCACCAGCAATTGCAAAAAAAGTTAAGGACCTAATCAAAAATAAAATAAAATTGACTAAAAATAAAAACTTTGACCCCCAGAGAAAGCCAATAATCATAAAAAAGAATTTGAGTAATGACGAAGTAAAAAAAAGACTCTTTATTGACTCATCTCCAGAAAAGATAATATGCAGATGTGAGCAAGTTACAGAAGGGGAAATTGTAGACGCTTTAAACAGAAATATCTTCATATCAACTTTAGATGGAGTAAAAAGAAGAACAAGAGCCGGAATGGGTTATTGTCAAGGGAATTTTTGTGGACCAAGAGTAAAAGAATTAATTGCCAGAGAGAACAACATTCCAAAAGATAAGATAACAAAAAGCGATGGTTCTGCTGGCGATTTTGAAAGGTTCAAAAAGTTCCACGAATTAAAATAA
- a CDS encoding viroplasmin family protein: MAKYYAVRKGRNPGIYNNWSDCEKQVKGFKEAEYKSFKTKKEAENYLNNIKNEKNISLKDGLTAYIDGSYNHENKEYGSGIYFVKNDQEYFYYFKGNDERFIKSRNVAGELMAAIWIMKYCIDKNIKKLNLFYDYAGIEKWAIGEWKTNKELTKLYKQLYDSIKDKLEIDFFKVEAHSGDEKNDIADNLAKKSLQENKIENLAIDTIKL; encoded by the coding sequence GTGGCAAAATATTATGCAGTGAGAAAGGGTAGAAATCCTGGAATATATAACAATTGGTCTGATTGTGAGAAACAAGTTAAAGGATTCAAAGAGGCAGAATACAAGAGTTTTAAAACTAAAAAAGAAGCAGAAAATTACCTCAATAATATAAAAAATGAGAAAAACATCTCATTAAAAGATGGTTTAACAGCCTATATTGACGGTTCCTATAACCACGAAAACAAAGAATACGGTTCTGGAATATACTTTGTAAAAAATGACCAAGAATATTTCTATTATTTCAAGGGGAATGATGAAAGATTCATCAAAAGCAGAAATGTCGCCGGCGAACTCATGGCAGCTATCTGGATAATGAAATATTGCATAGATAAAAATATTAAAAAATTGAACTTATTCTATGATTATGCTGGAATAGAAAAATGGGCAATTGGTGAGTGGAAAACCAACAAAGAACTAACAAAACTATACAAACAACTTTATGATTCTATAAAAGATAAATTAGAAATAGATTTTTTTAAAGTTGAGGCTCATTCTGGAGATGAAAAAAACGACATAGCAGATAACCTCGCCAAAAAATCTCTACAAGAAAATAAAATTGAAAATCTCGCAATTGATACTATTAAGCTATGA